The following is a genomic window from Neoarius graeffei isolate fNeoGra1 chromosome 16, fNeoGra1.pri, whole genome shotgun sequence.
AGATGGATTGTGAAACGCACGCTGGTCGGACGGAGCAAGAAGCACCCCAGGCTTCAGATGGCCGCATTCTTGCAGGTGTGTGGGGGCAGGCGGAGGATGGGATCGAGGAGAGATGATTTTTCAGCCGCTGCCAAACTAGCCACCTGTCGTTCCGTCGTTTTTAGGATTTCCTTTTCATCCGGTCTTCAACACAGCTCCCTGTTGGCCTAACGTGTGTCCGGCCAGAAGGCCTGATTGAAACCAACTGCCAGCGAGCGCTGTCATCAGGGAGGGGGGGTTTGGAGCGAGACCGTGCCGTGGGTGAGAAGGGGTCATGCAGAGGATTTACAGGAAGGAGAATTCAACACTTTTCCCTTAACACATACCTGTGACACAAGCTGTTTCTTCAGTATCACGAAGATGTATGATTCGCAGGCGTTCAGTCCATCATGACAGATTTTTCATCTTCTTGCCTTTCATTAATCAACACGCCTATATAAATACAGTCGTGTGAGGCGAGCTCTCTCCTTAGCATTATGGGCTAGCTTTATTCACACCTCCACCACTTTCTCTGGAACAGTAGTTTACCTTCCATTTCTCATACTTGTAAATGACGGCCGTGTGTTTTAAAACTCAACTTTTTTTGTAACGTGTAAGGAAGTGAAGCAAACCTATCTGTATGCAGTTAACATCTGGATGTTTTCGGTTAACGGTTCAGAAGGATGGTTGCAATCTCGGGCAAACTGTTTGCTCTCCTGGCCCCTACTAAATGGCTTTCACTTCTGTCATAATACTGGAGTGTGTAGTGAGGAAAGCTTCAGGGCATCATTAGATATTTAATTTTCAATAAATAACGACTTTCTCTGAGTGATGTACCGGATGCTCGGAGGCCAGGTGGGAAACCCATTTGAAACCTGGTTTGCCAAAATGCAAACTTTCCACATGCATTTTCCAAGGTTAAAGCTTTGTGTACAAGAATCTCCAGGTTATTTATTTATCAGGAGTAGAATGGCAGGTCAGTGCTGGAAGTAACGGCTTACATCAGCCTTCACTTTTTGCCGTGACtaattgcacgacctcccagtgacCTCCATTTCAAGCCTGCGGTTTTTGGTGTTTCAGAAATAATGATGGGATTTATTTTATGGGTTTTGGTTCGCAAAGCCGAATAAGGCGGGGGTACGGAGGGCTGCGGCTCGAATCCGCCTCAGATAAGGGCTTCTGTCCGGGGGTTCTAGAAGGTTCCGACTCGAACAAAAATGGAGCGTAGGGTTCTTCCTCCTCTTCCGTTAAGTGCTCTGCTTGCTGGGATGGGATGCCTGAAGCAAAACAAGCTGATGCTAAGCAGAGCAGAATCAGGCCAGACCAGTCTGCTCGTCATCTGCTAACCATCCTCCAGACAGACTCGGGGCGAGAGGAAACTTGGCCATTGGGACCATTATTACACTCACATCCAGTCTTCTGCTGCGGAGTTGGAGATTGAAAGTGGCCTGTGTGCCCTGATGGTATGACGGGCTAGTCTCTGCAGATGGTCACGGTCGGGTTAGGGGAAAACTTCCCGATTTACTAAAGGTGAAATGCACCAGTGGGTTATTAGTCTGAGCATCTGGAGgagagtggttaaaaaaaaaattgaattatgCTCCTCATAATGACCTAGAAATTATTGCAGGCCGTGTTGAGCTCCATGGAAATCTGCCCTGGCTGggggggaccaaaaaaaaaaaaaagtggagtgAAATTGAACTCTCTCCTATTTCATACTTCATACAAAATATAAGAGTTTGACAAAATGATAGTGTTTTTTAAATTTGTATAGTTGCACACAAGCCAAGGACATTTGGACAGTAAAACTACGTAGCATTAAAACTTCATGGAATTAATAGGTGATGAATTGAACCACACCAATCACATTCAGATGAACAGAAATGAAATTTATTCATGTTGGGGGGGGAATCACTATTCAGTGCTGTAGAATTGCAGCATTTGTAGTTTATATCCATGTGATAATGAGTGTATGGGAGAGTGGGTTAGCGGGTTTGTGTGGATGTGGCGCTGTGCTTTCTGGCTCTCAGTGGTACATGAGGGAAAATTCTCGGCGCTCTGGGACGGCGTGTAGGAGTCCGAGACTGGACTGGGACTGGTAACTTGACCTGTGACggtgaaaggctttctttctgtCTCGGTCTGAAGTGAGCCTCGAGAGGGCTGGAAGTGTTCGGTGGGAACTCAGGGGGCAGATGGTCGACGCACGTGAGCTAGCAAGCGGCGGCTACAGAGATCAGAAGCCGTCCAGACCTCATCTACCGTACCTCCAGCTTATTCCAACTTCCCCGAACACCTGCGAGTGTTGGATATCATGGAGGCTTGATTATACTTGTACAGGATGTGGAAAGCTTAATTGTTGTTAATTTGTGAAGGTGCTGTACCCAGTATGAGGTGTAGTCTGGGGGGGAATAAAAAGGTCCTTCGTCTTCTTTCTATCTGCCGTGTGGTCAACCTGCTGTCATGGAAGGAAGAAGAAAGTGTCGAGTCGATGTAGTGAATTGTGAGTGTTGCAGATCAACCGTGTGCAGTCTGGTTGGGGTTTCTCTttctccccccaccccaaattgAAGGTGATGATTTCCCAAACTGTGAGCCTAAAGTGAAACATTACGTGCAAACAGGTGGCAAAAAAAACCAGTCAGAATCAAACTAAAAGGCTTGTCTTTgtgttatgtttttaatttaatgAACAGCGAGTATATGAGTTTTGCCATATTAAACATACATTATATTGTGTTTAAATTTATTAAATTATTGGCTTTTTATTATTTAACTAAAGGCACATTTGACTAATTGCGCAAGACACATTTCTAAGGATCCAGTCTGATTTGTTAGACACGCTGATCGCCGTTCGTCCCCCGTTAACCTGTCGGGTTAAAGCGCTCACGGTGTCTCTTCATCCTGATGTCTGGACCCAGTTCTTCTTCCTAGTTTCTTGCTTTAAGCACTCGCTCTCTGATTGATTGTACAGTTCCACTGCAGCGCTGCTTCTCTTCCTGGGGTTCAGTCGCTCGTCTCCGgaggtggtggttttttttttttttgtggtccagCTTTTATATTTTGCTGAATATCTTTGTGCTGAAGCTGGAAAATGTGGGGTTCCTGTCAGGTGTAGAAGTGAATCTGCACTAGCTGGATTCTGTGATGGTTCGACACTGCTGTGTGAGAGGTTCAGTTGTCATCGTAATCGCGTTCCAGCCCAAGGGTCGGGTAAGGGTCCGAGTGTAATTTACATAGTCaattaaatatgtttttttttttttttaatttgcatatgTACACTGTAAAGTCAAGTGAACAGTTTGTGATTGTCCTCGATTCACTGCAAGTCCATCTGtttcatcctgtgtgtgtgtttgtgtgtttaatTCCTCAGGGCtgtttttctttctctgtctttgcTCTGAAACGAACATGGAGAAAATGTTGGTTAGATTTATTAAACATAGATACTGCGTGTAAAATTCAGTTTCATGGCGTAAATATTTAGTTGGttaaagttttttattttttcccccgggGAGGGGATGGGGGGATGTGTGTCTGTAACGTGCTTTAACTTCACATTCACTCCACAGCATTTCTGTAGGCTTTAACTCACCTGGTGTTTTTTATGGGCTCACCTTACACTCTgtcatgtgtatacacacacacacacacacacacacacacccctgagaGTTTTGCTGAGAGTGAGAACAGCTGGAATGCCCTGGTTTGGAGCGTCATCTTCTCCCGTAGGTGGAGCGTTTAGCCAAAATACTCGCCACGTAATTAATTCCATTTAAAAGCTCCTCGTCTTTCTCTCTGTAAACAAACCCCCTTTTTATCCTCAGTGCAAATTTTAAATCCctgacttttttctttctttgtattttctaTAAGGTGCTTTAAAGAATTCTCTGAATTCCCCAGAGATGACGCTCCGAGCTATTTTCCTTTCAGCTTCAGACGTAACGCAAATATTTGGGTTCGTAGGTTGACAGGTAATGATGTCATATTTGGTATCTGGTGCAGCCGTAGATTAGATCACGAGCTTTTAATCGACTCAGCAGCACGTAGCGGGCGTAATAACATTTGCTCACTTTGAAAGCTGAACTGTTTGTGTTATTTTGTCTGGCTAGTAGTCTTCAAAggagagttgttgttttttttttcctcccccgtcATTTATTTTGTCACGAGTGTGAAGTATGaggagttttttttcttcttctttcgtaCCTCATCAGACTTGCTGTAATATAAAGTGCTGTGTGGAACGGTGCTGAGCAGGTTTAATGGCTGAAGCCAAATCTGTCATCATTTCAGCTGTTTACTGAGCGTCAGCATAAACAGTGTGAAGCCTCTCCGTACACCGGTGATGACGGAAGCCACAGAACGTGTGATTCGCTCGTTTGTTGATCAGTAACCCTCTCGGAGGAAACGCACGTTTTTATGAATTCACACACATCCTTCTATGCTGTGTGCGTCCAGTTAATCGATCGCCATCGTCTAAAGCCTTTGTCCTGATTAACTCATTCCACAGAGATTTCATAGTGTCAGAATAAACACTTGCTTctaatgatctttttttttttttttaaatatgatgtcATTTCTTGGTTATTCTTCATGTAAATGAGAATGCAGGCCTTCAGTCTAGTCTCTGAAACTCACCTCGGTCCCTTCACTTTAGTTCGACTTTTAACCAGATACACTACATCATTTACTCGGAAaaattttttgttaaaaaaaaaaatgcaaaaacatATTTTCTTTCCCAAGCACAAATCGGTTTTATATTTTGTCCTCGTATTTGAAGTCGGCCAGAGCCTGGATGTTATTTTTTCCTGCCACTGAATTCAGTCGGTGTCTCGCACCGACCTCTGACCCCCGTCTGGTTTATCTCACTGTACGAACGTTAAACTTGGCAACAGTTGAACCTTCATATTCCCTCAATGTGTCGTCCTGTCAATATGTTTTCCTTTAGAAACAGTGAAGTAGTGAGTGTTGGCCGAGCACTGTGTTTTGCTCTGTAATAAGCCGCACTGAAGAGTGTGGTTTGGCGAGATCTCGCTCAGTCTGGTTTAAATATCTCAATAGCACAGAAATCCTCACACAGTTGTCTAATTTTCAGCACAACATGTGCACTCCTTTGACTCGCCGAGGTCAGGAGGGAGGTGCTTTTGGATGCTGCGCTCATGCCTGAGGCTGTTCTGGTTTTAAAGTGATCCTAAACATTCGTTTCGCTCCACACTTTGGTGAAACGGGAAAACCGAGACCCGTGAAGAGCGTTTGGGTTCCTTGTGTCAATATTTAATGATTGTAATATTCCAAAAATGTCCACACTGTCCATGGGGCACCATGGTggcgatgatttttttttttttaattcttttttttttttttcctttttcccctTTCCTCTTGCCCTAAAGTCTTAACTAGGTTTCACGATGTGTTTTGCTTGACCGGGTTATTAATTGAGCAGTTAGGAAGAACCTTAAGACAACAAGCCTAAGAGCGTAAATCGCTCAGGATGGTGCTGAGCTGCTTGACAGATGTTCTCACAATGCTGTGGGCCTCATATTTAGCTCACGGAACATTTACATTTGCATATTTATATCTCCCTTTGGCCCATTTTGTCATAAATGCGCATATATTAATTCGCCATAACTTCTGCATCCTTATACattaatgcaattttttttttctttctttctttgcgtctttttttttttttttttgtctttgctaTTTTCTGCCCAGTGTGTTCCTTTACTCTTTTCACGACTACATTTTGGAAGCGCGTTAAATTTCTAAATGGGCAAAACACGCAATGCGGTGAGAAAATGTTCCTGCTTCACGGTTGACGCAAATTGTCCCGGGCATACGCTGTATTTCACGTCTGACCTTCCTTAGCTGCTCGAGTTTAAATGACAGTTTTCCACTCCAGTTCGGTTTGGTGTTACTGTGTTCTTCCTGGCTGGAGTGAGAGTTACAGCTTTATTTTTGGCTCCGTGGGCTGAGGTCTGTCGCTCTGTGAACACAGACAGGGTGTTTTGCGTGCTGCCTGACAGTCTCTTGTTGATCAAGTAGTTTCCTGCGTTTTGTAAAGTCTGTTCATGAAGCAATAGTAATGGCGTTGAGTGTAATCACACTCAGGATATCGAAGTAAGTGGAGTTCAGGGAGCGGAGTGCGTCTCGGGTGTCATCCTGAACGTAACGTAGATTACCGGTTGGTATTAAGCTCTACTCGGAGGGTTAGAGCAGTCTTGCGAGTACTTGTACGTTATAAGGTCAATACTAAACACTGGGCCTGACTCCAAATCTCATTTTCCAATTTATGACAAAATGGGCGCGTATTTAATTTAAAATCTTGAATTTCGCGTCGTTTGACATGCCGTTTATGCTTCGGCTGGTTTTCGACGGAAGGAGAATATTCTCGCTGCGTGCAGCCATCATGCAACTGTAACTTGAATGCAGTGTATTCATCCTTCAGCCTGCTCTTTGCAGGCCTCATCAGGACACACTCAGTTTGCCACTCACCATTTTCCTCTGGTTGCTGAGGCAGAAAGTGCAGATCTGTTTGGGCTGCGAGTTCTCCGAATCTCGCGTCGGAGATCCGTGATGGTGATAGTAGGCTGCTGAAGTTCCGCCGCTGTGGCACGGCTGCCCGTCACCACAGGCCTCGCCGACCAACAGGACGTTGCCAAGATGTGAGATGTAGCTGGAAGCAAGGCGCAAAGTCTCAATCTTGGACAGCTTCCTGTCTGCTGGCTCGGTAGGGATAAGAGTCCTGAGTGCTGTAAAGGCCGTATTCACGCTGTTTGTACGATCTCGCTCCCGCGCGTTGGCGGCGTTACGTTGCCGCACCTCCCCTGGTGGACCGTTTGTAGCGCCTGGCAGCACTGCACCAATctgccctcctcctcctccactgcCCGGTTTGCGTTTCCTGCCGCCCACCTTGAGCTCGTAGGCAGAAGCGTCCAGTCGGAAGGAGCGGTCGTCCGAACCCGAGCTCTCGCTGCCGTTCTCCTCGTCCTCGGACATCATGGAGATGTCCGAGTACAGGTAGCGGCTCGGGGCTGGACGCACCATTGCAAATGACATTGTTGTGTAAAAACCTTCTCGAGCACTCTTTGGCTCAGATCTCAGAGGCGCTCCAGAGTCATGCAGTCATGCCGTGGATCTAGAAATTATACAGCGTGCCGGATCGTGACTCGGTCTGCTCACTTTTGATTCCTTCCTAGCATGAGGTGCACGTCAACATGGATACCTCATGgaacactggatttttttttcttctttttttttttttgtgaaacgacataagaaatCCTCCTACTGACAAGTGTTCTGTCTTTTTAAGTTCTTTACTCACATCCGCTGTGTTGGATCTGTCTATCCGCAGCTTCGTTGAAACTTGGTCGCGTGCTCTGCGTCTCGCTCCCTCAGCCGTTAGCTCTGTGCCTCCGAGTCGAGCTCCACGTGTGGtttctctctgagaaattcagtaTGGTTTGGATTTATATGCTGTGGGAGTGTCTGGGGTGAACGCACGCCTCCTCTCTTGGTCTCTCTCGTGCTCgcgctcgctctctctttctttctttctttttcgctCACTCTATCCATCTCTCTCCTTCACTGTTTATGCAAATATCCCagctggcagcatggtggtggcaggcaGCTGAAATGAGCGATCAGCTCCCTTATTTAACTCTTAGTTTACTGGACTGTTTTAGCACCAACTTCACATCTGTTTATTTTTCTCGATTGTATTATACTGTGTGTtttggaaagggaaaaaaaaaacttgcttgaCGGTGCACTGAAAGCACGAAGAGAGTTTAAATCCACTTCAGCATTTTAAACCCTTCTGTTAGTCATGGAATGATAACAGGGTGATATGAGTTTCATCCCCTACACAGTGTACAGCACAGCGCTGGCTGATTTAAATGATCGAATTTAATGAacacacagcttttttttttttaatgaacataattatctacagttgtggtcagaagtttacatacagtgacgtgaatgtcatcttggatatgaaggtcatggcaatatttgggctttcagtaatttctctgaactgttctttttctgtggcagaatgtacagcagacatctcatctcatcatctctagccgcttatcctgttctacagggtcgcaggcaagctggagcctatcccagctgactacgggcgaaaggcggggtacaccctggacaagtcgccaggtcatcacagggctgacacatagacacagacaaccattcacactcacattcacacctacgctcaatttagagccaccagttaacctaacctgcatgtctttggactgtgggggaaaccggagcacccggaggaaacccacgcggacacggggagaacatgcaaactccacacagaaaggccctcgccggccacggggctcgaacccggaccttcttgctgtgaggcgacagcgctaaccactacaccaccatgccgccacagcagacatctttaataaaaaaaaaaaaatagtagaatttggtgcacaagttttaattttctttaggttttctgaaatcaagacCGGGACAAaatgtacatacagcacacctaatatttgggtaaaatgtctcttcacaagattcacctcgaCCAAACAttgttgtttaccatgaacaagcttctggcagaattctggttggatatttcacgactcttcatggtagaattggtagagttcaattaaatttgtttttgtttttttcttgccatggacttgacttataagcacggtccatatattttcaatagggttgaagtcaggacttgttttaagcttaatgttggcctgctttatcctccacaaccagctctgatgcgtgtttgggttcattgtcctgttgtaactcccaagtcgtgttcaagtttctgatggtttatggtgaagaattctgaggtagtccttcttcattattccatccactttgtgcaatgaaccagttccactggcaacaaaacggccccagagcatgatgctgctaccaccaccaccagctgatacagtgtccctctgtacatggtggtcattgtggccaaacaactcaatctttgtctcatctgaccatacagctttcctccagaaggctttttctttgtccatgtggtcagcttcaaactttagttaagcttgaaggtgtcaattttggagcagggggttatttcttggatagaaacctcttatgccgcttttccactacaaacgcggctgagccgtgccgtgctgagtcgagctgagtcgagctgagcggggctattgaagttgcatttcgactacaaccgcgctgaaccgtgctggctggaagtgggtggacacattgggtggagttagcgaaagtgggtggacgtcacgtgatgtcgttaagcagcgcaaacagtgacatcagtgacagtggcggaacaagtcagagccaggccgggggcggggcaaatgaccgggccctttattaaagcttatcataacatcattttaggctacaaaatgtccgcaactgcggtgtttaccaatttcaacactaccgggtgcaactatgttatttagtacatcaaatccttcaaacgaacatgtaactcagaaacaaaaaacattaggatactgtacatggctcataataaaacatcaatagcctatactgcgcacattatttgaagggcatacgaatgagcgctcagaggttgcaacggtgacaggaagagtcagaaataaaaggagggcggtgcaaacctcactgaatgcactgtgtttaccaatttcaacactccggggtgcaactatgttattttgtacattaagtccttcaaacgaacatgtaactcagaaacaaaaaaacattcggcgacatactgtacatggctcataataaaacatcaatagcctactgcgcgcattatttgaagggcatacggcgagccttgcgctccgcgaactcgtgcacgatgctctgtatgtcactgattcagtgatcttttaagcggtagtctcacaacccggatagtaaacaataaacatggaggacatggagtcgttagtgttgctggtcttggtgctgtggcttgttgtcaccgacaacgcggacagatactggcaagagcgtatagatgaggcgaggcgcataaggcttcagaaattctcgtaattcataattattcttcttccgggtttgcggtgtttacagatcccagcgcgctcgcggggcgtgtgtgggcatgtgaggacacgcctcctcaccaatcagtgcacaggggagtgtctgctcacgcccccaacctcagtcggcacggcttggctcgcttcagccccactccaaaacggtgcgagttttaggggctaagcagggctgaaacgagctgagtcgtgctggtttttggtagtcgaaacgcgagccgtgtcgggctgaagtgagctgaagcgagttgaagtgagctgaaaaagggtagtggaaaagggccataacaggaagttaagagacctcggccttggcaagataagggacattttggaagtttcagcacctctgaattaataatgtacatgagcgtatgtaaatttttgaccctgtatgtataattttggccctgtgttgatttcagaaaacccaaagaaaattaaaacttgtgcaccaaattctaatttttttttaattaaagatgtatgcagtacaatcattctgccacagaaaaagaacagtttaaagaaattactgaaagcctaaaTACTACCATaacattcatgtccctgtatgtaaacgTCTGACCACAGCTGTATATAACCGATTCAGATGTTGGACGGACTGTACGtccagtgtgtgtgttgtggtgaacTTTAGAGTCTGGTGTACTTTTAATGTTCCTTCGGAAAGGATGTTGTTAATGGGGGCCTTATGGTGGCTTTAACTGCAGCAGAAAAACCTGACCCTTTCATGCGTTTCGCACCAGACTCAACCCGAAGGGGTTTAGTCAGAAGGAAGCACAACGCTATCCAAGCAGGCACGAGTCTCTCTCCGAACCCCTGACGTAGATGATGTCAAACGCTCTCTCTTCAACAGAAAGTGCATCAGATGTCAAATGAATCATAGATATAATG
Proteins encoded in this region:
- the scxa gene encoding basic helix-loop-helix transcription factor scleraxis; protein product: MSFAMVRPAPSRYLYSDISMMSEDEENGSESSGSDDRSFRLDASAYELKVGGRKRKPGSGGGGGQIGAVLPGATNGPPGEVRQRNAANARERDRTNSVNTAFTALRTLIPTEPADRKLSKIETLRLASSYISHLGNVLLVGEACGDGQPCHSGGTSAAYYHHHGSPTRDSENSQPKQICTFCLSNQRKMSKDRERKTALRN